The following is a genomic window from Streptomyces chrestomyceticus JCM 4735.
GTGGACGCGGCGATTCTGCTGGCGCAGATGGTGACGCCCATGCGGATGCGCCCGGGATGGGAAGAGGCGCTGGCGATGTCCCGGTCGGCCATCCCCTACGAGCGGCTGGTGTCCCTGGACGCGCGGCTGGAGGGGGCGGCAGCCCGTCCAGTAATCAGCCCGGAGACGGTGGTCGTCGACCAGGGCCGGGTGTTCGTCTCCGCCTCGTTCGTCGCGGCGTGCGACAGCCTGGGGGTGTCGGTGCAGCCGGCGCCGCCGGCCAACGGCCCGGCCAAGGGACATGTCGAGAGAATGTTCCTCACCATCGGCGACCGGTTCTCCCAGTACGTGGCCGGTTACACCGGATCCGACGTCACTCAGCGCGGCTCTCACGTCGAGGACGAGGCGTGCTGGACGCTTCCCCAGATCCAGGACCTGCTGGACGAGTGGCTGATCGCGGACTGGCAGCACCGCCCGCACGCATCTCTGCGCCATCCGCTGGCCCCCAAGCTCGCGGTGTCGCCGAACGAGATGTGGGCCGCGCTGGTCGGCGTGACCGGCTATGTCCCGGTGCTGCTCAGCGAAGAAGACTACGTCGAGCTCATGCCGGTCAAGCGGCTGGGCATCAACGACTACGGCATCCGCTTCGACTACCGCACCTACGACCACGAGGTCCTCAACCCGCACCGCGGGCGCAGGTCGACGGCCCCGGACGGGATGTGGGAGGTGCACCACAACCCTTATGACCCCCAGCAGATCTGGGTGCGGCTGCCTGGCGGCTGGGAGGAGGTGCCCTGGATCCACAAGGAGCGGGTAAGCCTGCCCTTCACCGACTTCACCTGGCGGCACATCCGCGCGACCGTCGAGCGCCGCGGCGACCGCGACGAGCACGAGCAACAGCTCGCCCAGGCCTTGGACCGCCTCCTGCGGCGGGCCGGCAACGGGGAAGGCACCCGCCGCGAGCGGACCGTCGCGGCACGCGCCAGCGCCGCAGCCTCCCTCGCCGGGCCCGCCCCAAACCAGCAAGAGCCGCCCGACCCCCTCACCGCCCCGACCCTCTCCTACGGCCTGGTCGGCGCCTTCACCCCAGCAAGCCCGGATGAGCCCGACGACGAAGAGTTCGAGGACGGCTGGGACGAGGACGAAGACCCGCTCGGCACATCAGACGATGCCGGCGGCGGCCCCGCCGGAGACGAACAGCCATCCGGGCGGGCCGCAGTCCCCCGCCCGTCACGGATCTACGATGCCCGCCAGGAGGCAACCCAGTGGTAGCAGTCCCCGAAGCCGGTCCCGTCCCGGACGAGGAGCAGCAGATGGCGGCCTATGCGCCACCGACCACGCGGGAGGGCTGGCAGCAGTTCGTCGGCACTCCCCCGCTGCAGCCCCCGCCAGACGCCGGCGAGGACTGGTCGCTTGAGGAACGCCTGGACTACCACTCCCGGTTTGTCGTCCTGACCACCCCGGCCATGGAACGCATCTCACTGTCGGTTCGGCGACTGATGCTCCTCAACCGCCGCCAGCAGGGCACCGCGCGCCGCGGACTGATCGTGTCCGGGCCACCCACCACCGGCAAGACCACCACCCTGCTGGAGATGGGCCGCACCTTCGAGCTCGCCGAGCAGCGCCGCCACCCCGGCCGCGCCGACCGGCTGCCCGTGGTGTTCCTGGCGGTGCCGCCCGCCTCCACTCCCAAGATGCTGGTATCGGAGTTCGCCCGGTTCCTCGGTATCCCCATCGCGGTCCGGATGAACCAGGCGCAGATCACCGACGCCGTCTGCCACCTTTTGTGCCAGCTGGGCACCGCGCTGGTCCTCGTCGACGACGTCCACCTGCTCGACACCCGCACCCGGGCCGGCTCGGAGACCTCCGACCAGATGAAGCACCTAGGCGAGAGGATTCCGGCGACCTTCGTCTACGCAGGCGTCGACGTCGAGGCATCCCCCCTGCTCAACGGGCCGCGCGGCGCACAGTTGGCAGGCCGCTTCACCCTGGTCCGCAACACCGCCCTGTCCCGCGGCACCGCCGAACAGCGCGCCATCTGGCTGGACCTGGTCACCGACATGGAAAACGCCCTGCACCTGCGCCACCACACCCAAGGCACTCTGGCCCGGCACGCCGACTACCTCCACCAGCGCACCGGCGGAGTCATGGGAAGCCTCTCCCACCTCATCCGTGAAGCCGCCCTCACCGCCCTCCTCGACGGCAGCGAAAAGATCACCAAACGGCTCCTGGCCGGCATCCAGCTCGACATCCGCGCGGAGCAGCAAGCCCGCCCGCCCCGAAAACGCCTCCCGCGCCCCCGCAACAACGGCACTGGATCCTGACGAGGCGGACCAGCGGTGAAGAAGACCACCAGCCCTCTAATGGAACCTGCCGTCAGGGATTATTCGCAGCCACCACAGCGCGAGCAGAACGAACTATCCCTGCACAGTCCGCCTTTGGGCGCGGTGCGTGTCGCTCCACTGAACGGCGAGACGACGCTGTCGTTCATGAGCAGAGTCGCCTCCCGGTACAAGCTCACGGCCAAAGAACTCATCGGCGCGCTCGTGGACGTGGGGCGGCGGCCCAACCTGTTCACGGTGCGGCCCGACGGCGAAGTGGTCTTCAACGCCGAGGCCCGGGCGGTGGTCGCCGCTTTCTGCCGCATGCCCGAAGAACACCTGCACCGTGCTCTGCCGGCCTGGGGCAGAGACGTCCCTTCGAGCAGGCTCGGGAACAGGCCGGCCGCCTGGGTCCGCACCGCAGCCACGATCCCGCCGACCGGCCCCGGATGCCGGGCGTGCACCGCGACCGCCACACGAGGCCAGGAAGAAGCACGCCGCTACCTGCTGCCGCACGGCCGGGTATGCGTCAAGCACCAGTGCTGGATGATGGAAACACCCGTCGTCGACGGGGCAGCGGCCGTCCCCGGGCAGTTGGACCTGCGGTATGTGCCGCAGAACGGGGCGGCCCAGCGCCGTCATATACGGCTGCTGCGGCGCTCTGCGCACG
Proteins encoded in this region:
- a CDS encoding DDE-type integrase/transposase/recombinase, coding for MSGTVLEPGTQVRFAKRTWTVVMLEGACVRLVDADNSVAMVLANFLFADPDFEVVGAPQRGVPPFGLLEELPEQVRERAYAWERHVREVETGYPVPGQDQVPRAEFDPAMRTMAEREEAKAAELTAAGQPASAVTVRRMRARYREQGLWGLVDGRAARRRSPVGRADERVVAAIEQALDAQRERSTGTLSRLRRAVGWILEDTHGAGAVKVPPASTFNRLVHALADRQGLLGTAAQRRRHSSRPAPPFTPTVALRPGELVMLDSTPLDVMVVLADGVVGKAELTIALDVATRSICATVLRPMGTGSVDAAILLAQMVTPMRMRPGWEEALAMSRSAIPYERLVSLDARLEGAAARPVISPETVVVDQGRVFVSASFVAACDSLGVSVQPAPPANGPAKGHVERMFLTIGDRFSQYVAGYTGSDVTQRGSHVEDEACWTLPQIQDLLDEWLIADWQHRPHASLRHPLAPKLAVSPNEMWAALVGVTGYVPVLLSEEDYVELMPVKRLGINDYGIRFDYRTYDHEVLNPHRGRRSTAPDGMWEVHHNPYDPQQIWVRLPGGWEEVPWIHKERVSLPFTDFTWRHIRATVERRGDRDEHEQQLAQALDRLLRRAGNGEGTRRERTVAARASAAASLAGPAPNQQEPPDPLTAPTLSYGLVGAFTPASPDEPDDEEFEDGWDEDEDPLGTSDDAGGGPAGDEQPSGRAAVPRPSRIYDARQEATQW
- a CDS encoding TniB family NTP-binding protein, encoding MAAYAPPTTREGWQQFVGTPPLQPPPDAGEDWSLEERLDYHSRFVVLTTPAMERISLSVRRLMLLNRRQQGTARRGLIVSGPPTTGKTTTLLEMGRTFELAEQRRHPGRADRLPVVFLAVPPASTPKMLVSEFARFLGIPIAVRMNQAQITDAVCHLLCQLGTALVLVDDVHLLDTRTRAGSETSDQMKHLGERIPATFVYAGVDVEASPLLNGPRGAQLAGRFTLVRNTALSRGTAEQRAIWLDLVTDMENALHLRHHTQGTLARHADYLHQRTGGVMGSLSHLIREAALTALLDGSEKITKRLLAGIQLDIRAEQQARPPRKRLPRPRNNGTGS